From Anopheles coluzzii chromosome 3, AcolN3, whole genome shotgun sequence, the proteins below share one genomic window:
- the LOC120956577 gene encoding helicase POLQ-like isoform X1, whose product MSRSAPKLGNRSFRVPAGPPPKARRGLQPLEHHHPSPAASNFRAPVAVRTSKRKDDASSSSSVQLMDMDNTLFNAVDLDSIEQQIKPPPVPKETPGSPSLLASRVTQSQMKKEHGKRSHSFGVIEEKLVASTPKRRKSTAAGRPILVLQMSMDGPELEEGERDANGSAASRSPTKDSGCSERRTTTGFEDDEDEDYLLDVVIPCGQQETSTDHFIRDKMRRLSSMHTASQVALGQMLEDDAFEVFTNHAICSQYMRLDQSVVDEASEKIDPILGSQIGRNGVGRPSSPNTPARDVTDSQQHRLQVSEVQRIFENCERTLLDLTNIAPDGGGSQPRISSSLAAINWDEEIHHTTALLPVAVGMGPPPGNGAPRVSSLFLEKGPFFGLPNTVRRILRDFRGIDDLYDWQRECLALPAIQERRNLIYALPTSGGKTLVAEILMLREVICRLRNVIFIVPYVSLAQEKMIALSPFALELQFLLEEYSGGKGQCPPRKRRKKNTIFVCTIEKALLLLDSLVEVGRANEIGLIVIDELHMIGEQRRGACLEMMITKVQVLRAGIQIVGMSATIGNLTEVARFMLADVYSRDFRPVELKEFVKCGDDLYAVRSKGQADGGSAENVFGEKRALEFADCSEELRRLDTDHVVRLILEVIPESSCLVFCPTKSKCESLCALLANHLPARLAEHRAEEKEQIIRSLKEDGSIAPVLPQAFRVGVAYHHAGLTQDERRTIEDAYRAGILSLIICTSTLAAGVNLPAKRVIIRSPYIGNSFLSLSRYKQMVGRAGRAGFGETGESILICAQRDIPQVCEMLCAPMDIAESALIADDRAYFKSLILSAIGLDLCESRDALQALVRCTLLAQQAERRSIDLEAVTDETIVQLYQGNAIKARHDSCLRNPPNMLVEIGTGVEEDRSPTKTGSCAPYDGAAGPTFVRVHKAAAHPGKVIKTIQRTSPLEVNRLGKAAIRAGFNMEKAVRFYDEMKVLGERLCVLDEYDLLHLILLEDGREVQLKPDDFIVLVNQLTNEQLKIAERYGINNGLIAKILTRRVASGDMVSKMMRFVRVLIVHELWKQTPLAEVASRYHVNAGSLQTLMTSTAGTAFSLLRMCEEIPELWAFKHLLTGMTERLTHYCKLELLPLLTLPSVKLVSGSKGALPYGVQFNGMFLLTQGRARQLFRAGYTTLASIARATSRELVETIEHLNYRAASQLILSAKAKLLEEVDALREQAEEYLSQLNR is encoded by the exons ATGTCGCGAAGCGCACCCAAGCTGGGCAACCGGAGCTTCCGTGTTCCGGCCGGTCCACCACCGAAAGCGCGCCGGGGGTTGCAACCATTGGAGCACCATCATCCGAGCCCAGCGGCGAGCAACTTCCGGGCGCCGGTTGCGGTGAGGACGAGCAAGCGGAAAGAcgatgccagcagcagcagtagcgtcCAGCTGATGGACATGGACAACACGCTGTTCAATGCCGTCGATTTGGATAGTATCGAGCAGCAGATTAAACCGCCACCAGTTCCCAAAGAAACACCCGGCTCACCGTCGCTCCTTGCGTCGCGCGTTACTCAGAGCCAAATGAAGAAAGAACACGGCAAACGATCACATTCGTTTGGAG TGATCGAGGAGAAACTGGTCGCCAGTACGCCGAAGCGCCGAAAATCGACGGCTGCCGGACGGCCCATTCTCGTCCTGCAGATGAGCATGGACGGGCCAGAGCTGGAGGAGGGCGAGCGGGATGCAAACGGGTCCGCTGCCAGTCGGTCCCCGACGAAGGACAGTGGTTGCTCCGAGCGAAGAACCACCACCGGGTTCGAGGACGATGAAGACGAGGACTATCTGCTCGATGTGGTGATACCGTGCGGTCAGCAGGAAACGAGCACCGATCACTTCATCCGGGACAAGATGCGACGGCTCAGTAGCATGCACACGGCCTCACAAGTAGCACTGGGGCAAATGCTGGAAGACGACGCATTCGAGGTGTTTACAAACCATGCCATCTGTTCCCAGTACATGCGGCTGGATCAGTCCGTCGTGGACGAGGCCTCGGAAAAGATCGATCCAATACTGGGGTCGCAGATCGGGCGGAATGGTGTGGGTCGCCCGTCATCACCGAACACACCAGCGCGGGACGTAACGGACAGCCAGCAGCACCGGTTGCAGGTGAGCGAAGTGCAGCGGATTTTCGAAAACTGCGAACGAACGCTGCTCGATCTGACGAACATTGCCCCGGACGGAGGTGGCTCGCAGCCGCGGATATCGTCCAGCCTGGCAGCGATTAACTGGGACGAGGAGATCCACCACACGACCGCTCTTCTGCCGGTGGCGGTTGGAATGGGACCACCGCCTGGCAACGGTGCGCCCCGGGTTTCCTCGCTCTTCCTGGAGAAGGGTCCATTTTTTGGGTTACCAAACACCGTCCGACGCATCTTGCGGGACTTTCGCGGGATCGACGATCTGTACGACTGGCAGCGCGAGTGTTTGGCGCTGCCCGCCATACAGGAGCGGCGGAATCTCATCTACGCGCTGCCCACGAGCGGTGGAAAGACGCTGGTCGCCGAGATACTGATGCTGCGCGAGGTTATCTGCCGGCTGCGTAATGTTATCTTCATCGTGCCGTACGTCTCGCTGGCGCAGGAGAAAATGATCGCGCTCAGCCCGTTCGCGCTGGAGCTACAGTTCCTGCTGGAGGAGTACAGCGGGGGCAAGGGGCAGTGTCCACCGAGGAAGCGTCGCAAAAAGAACACCATCTTTGTGTGCACGATCGAGaaggcgctgctgctgctggactcGCTGGTGGAGGTTGGGCGGGCGAACGAGATCGGGCTGATCGTGATCGACGAGCTGCACATGATTGGGGAGCAGCGGCGCGGTGCCTGTCTCGAGATGATGATCACCAAGGTGCAGGTGCTGCGGGCTGGCATACAGATCGTGGGCATGAGCGCTACGATCGGCAATCTGACGGAGGTGGCCCGCTTCATGCTGGCCGACGTGTACAGCCGCGATTTTCGGCCCGTCGAGCTGAAAGAGTTCGTCAAGTGTGGGGACGATCTGTACGCGGTGCGCAGCAAGGGGCAGGCCGATGGTGGTTCGGCCGAGAACGTGTTCGGCGAGAAGCGTGCCCTCGAGTTCGCGGACTGCTCGGAGGAGTTGCGCCGACTCGATACCGACCATGTGGTGCGGCTGATCCTGGAAGTGATCCCGGAAAGCTCCTGTCTGGTGTTTTGTCCCACGAAAAGCAAGTGTGAAAGTTTGTGCGCCTTGCTGGCGAACCATCTTCCGGCCCGGCTGGCGGAACATCGGGCAGAGGAGAAGGAACAGATCATACGATCGCTCAAGGAGGACGGTTCGATCGCGCCGGTGCTGCCGCAAGCGTTCCGTGTCGGTGTCGCCTATCATCATGCCGGCTTAACGCAGGACGAGCGGCGCACGATCGAGGATGCCTACCGTGCTGGAATCCTGTCGCTGATCATTTGCACCTCTACACTGGCAGCGGGAGTTAATCTGCCAGCGAAGCGAGTCATCATACGCTCCCCTTACATAGGCAACAGCTTCCTGTCGCTCAGCCGCTACAAGCAGATGGTGGGACGGGCGGGACGGGCCGGATTCGGAGAAACCGGTGAGTCGATCCTGATCTGCGCCCAGCGCGACATCCCGCAAGTGTGCGAGATGCTGTGCGCTCCGATGGACATTGCCGAATCTGCGCTGATTGCGGACGATCGGGCGTACTTTAAGTCGCTCATACTGAGTGCCATTGGGCTGGATCTGTGTGAGAGTCGGGATGCGTTGCAGGCGCTGGTGCGCTGCACTTTGCTGGCCCAGCAGGCCGAACGCCGTTCGATCGATCTGGAAGCAGTTACGGATGAAACGATCGTACAGCTGTACCAGGGCAACGCGATCAAGGCGCGGCATGATAGCTGTTTGCGCAATCCACCCAACATGCTGGTGGAAATTGGCACGGGCGTGGAGGAGGACAGAAGTCCGACCAAGACGGGAAGCTGCGCACCGTACGATGGTGCTGCAGGGCCGACGTTCGTGCGGGTACATAAGGCGGCCGCCCATCCGGGCAAGGTGATCAAGACGATCCAGCGAACAAGCCCGCTGGAGGTGAATCGACTCGGCAAGGCGGCAATAAGGGCGGGTTTCAATATGGAGAAAGCGGTACGGTTCTACGACGAGATGAAGGTGCTCGGCGaacggttgtgtgtgttggacgAGTACGATCTGCTGCATCTAATACTGCTTGAGGACGGTCGGGAGGTGCAGCTGAAGCCGGATGACTTTATCGTGCTG GTTAATCAGCTAACGAACGAGCAGCTGAAAATAGCCGAACGGTACGGCATCAACAATGGGCTGATTGCAAAGATTCTCACGCGACGTGTCGCGTCCGGTGACATGGTGTCGAAGATGATGCGCTTCGTACGCGTGCTGATCGTGCACGAGCTGTGGAAGCAAACGCCCCTCGCGGAAGTGGCCTCCCGGTACCACGTGAATGCCGGATCGCTGCAAACTCTCATGACGAGTACGGCCGGCACAGCGTTCAGTTTGTTGCGCATGTGTGAAGAGATTCCGGAACTGTGGGCCTTCAAGCATCTGCTGACGGGCATGACGGAACGGTTGACGCACTACTGCAAGCTGGAATTGCTTCCGCTGCTGACACTGCCCTCGGTGAAGTTGGTAAGCGGCTCGAAGGGTGCGTTGCCATATGGCGTACAGTTTAATGGTATGTTTTTATTAACCCAGGGTCGCGCTAGACAACTGTTTCGGGCAGGATACACCACACTGGCATCGATTGCGCGGGCCACATCGAGGGAACTGGTGGAAACAATCGAACATCTCAACTATCGCGCCGCCAGTCAATTGATACTCAGTGCAAAG GCCAAATTGTTGGAGGAGGTGGATGCACTCCGCGAACAGGCAGAGGAGTATCTGTCGCAGCTGAACCGTTAA
- the LOC120956577 gene encoding helicase POLQ-like isoform X2 → MSRSAPKLGNRSFRVPAGPPPKARRGLQPLEHHHPSPAASNFRAPVAVRTSKRKDDASSSSSVQLMDMDNTLFNAVDLDSIEQQIKPPPVPKETPGSPSLLASRVTQSQMKKEHGKRSHSFGVIEEKLVASTPKRRKSTAAGRPILVLQMSMDGPELEEGERDANGSAASRSPTKDSGCSERRTTTGFEDDEDEDYLLDVVIPCGQQETSTDHFIRDKMRRLSSMHTASQVALGQMLEDDAFEVFTNHAICSQYMRLDQSVVDEASEKIDPILGSQIGRNGVGRPSSPNTPARDVTDSQQHRLQVSEVQRIFENCERTLLDLTNIAPDGGGSQPRISSSLAAINWDEEIHHTTALLPVAVGMGPPPGNGAPRVSSLFLEKGPFFGLPNTVRRILRDFRGIDDLYDWQRECLALPAIQERRNLIYALPTSGGKTLVAEILMLREVICRLRNVIFIVPYVSLAQEKMIALSPFALELQFLLEEYSGGKGQCPPRKRRKKNTIFVCTIEKALLLLDSLVEVGRANEIGLIVIDELHMIGEQRRGACLEMMITKVQVLRAGIQIVGMSATIGNLTEVARFMLADVYSRDFRPVELKEFVKCGDDLYAVRSKGQADGGSAENVFGEKRALEFADCSEELRRLDTDHVVRLILEVIPESSCLVFCPTKSKCESLCALLANHLPARLAEHRAEEKEQIIRSLKEDGSIAPVLPQAFRVGVAYHHAGLTQDERRTIEDAYRAGILSLIICTSTLAAGVNLPAKRVIIRSPYIGNSFLSLSRYKQMVGRAGRAGFGETGESILICAQRDIPQVCEMLCAPMDIAESALIADDRAYFKSLILSAIGLDLCESRDALQALVRCTLLAQQAERRSIDLEAVTDETIVQLYQGNAIKARHDSCLRNPPNMLVEIGTGVEEDRSPTKTGSCAPYDGAAGPTFVRVHKAAAHPGKVIKTIQRTSPLEVNRLGKAAIRAGFNMEKAVRFYDEMKVLGERLCVLDEYDLLHLILLEDGREVQLKPDDFIVLVNQLTNEQLKIAERYGINNGLIAKILTRRVASGDMVSKMMRFVRVLIVHELWKQTPLAEVASRYHVNAGSLQTLMTSTAGTAFSLLRMCEEIPELWAFKHLLTGMTERLTHYCKLELLPLLTLPSVKLGRARQLFRAGYTTLASIARATSRELVETIEHLNYRAASQLILSAKAKLLEEVDALREQAEEYLSQLNR, encoded by the exons ATGTCGCGAAGCGCACCCAAGCTGGGCAACCGGAGCTTCCGTGTTCCGGCCGGTCCACCACCGAAAGCGCGCCGGGGGTTGCAACCATTGGAGCACCATCATCCGAGCCCAGCGGCGAGCAACTTCCGGGCGCCGGTTGCGGTGAGGACGAGCAAGCGGAAAGAcgatgccagcagcagcagtagcgtcCAGCTGATGGACATGGACAACACGCTGTTCAATGCCGTCGATTTGGATAGTATCGAGCAGCAGATTAAACCGCCACCAGTTCCCAAAGAAACACCCGGCTCACCGTCGCTCCTTGCGTCGCGCGTTACTCAGAGCCAAATGAAGAAAGAACACGGCAAACGATCACATTCGTTTGGAG TGATCGAGGAGAAACTGGTCGCCAGTACGCCGAAGCGCCGAAAATCGACGGCTGCCGGACGGCCCATTCTCGTCCTGCAGATGAGCATGGACGGGCCAGAGCTGGAGGAGGGCGAGCGGGATGCAAACGGGTCCGCTGCCAGTCGGTCCCCGACGAAGGACAGTGGTTGCTCCGAGCGAAGAACCACCACCGGGTTCGAGGACGATGAAGACGAGGACTATCTGCTCGATGTGGTGATACCGTGCGGTCAGCAGGAAACGAGCACCGATCACTTCATCCGGGACAAGATGCGACGGCTCAGTAGCATGCACACGGCCTCACAAGTAGCACTGGGGCAAATGCTGGAAGACGACGCATTCGAGGTGTTTACAAACCATGCCATCTGTTCCCAGTACATGCGGCTGGATCAGTCCGTCGTGGACGAGGCCTCGGAAAAGATCGATCCAATACTGGGGTCGCAGATCGGGCGGAATGGTGTGGGTCGCCCGTCATCACCGAACACACCAGCGCGGGACGTAACGGACAGCCAGCAGCACCGGTTGCAGGTGAGCGAAGTGCAGCGGATTTTCGAAAACTGCGAACGAACGCTGCTCGATCTGACGAACATTGCCCCGGACGGAGGTGGCTCGCAGCCGCGGATATCGTCCAGCCTGGCAGCGATTAACTGGGACGAGGAGATCCACCACACGACCGCTCTTCTGCCGGTGGCGGTTGGAATGGGACCACCGCCTGGCAACGGTGCGCCCCGGGTTTCCTCGCTCTTCCTGGAGAAGGGTCCATTTTTTGGGTTACCAAACACCGTCCGACGCATCTTGCGGGACTTTCGCGGGATCGACGATCTGTACGACTGGCAGCGCGAGTGTTTGGCGCTGCCCGCCATACAGGAGCGGCGGAATCTCATCTACGCGCTGCCCACGAGCGGTGGAAAGACGCTGGTCGCCGAGATACTGATGCTGCGCGAGGTTATCTGCCGGCTGCGTAATGTTATCTTCATCGTGCCGTACGTCTCGCTGGCGCAGGAGAAAATGATCGCGCTCAGCCCGTTCGCGCTGGAGCTACAGTTCCTGCTGGAGGAGTACAGCGGGGGCAAGGGGCAGTGTCCACCGAGGAAGCGTCGCAAAAAGAACACCATCTTTGTGTGCACGATCGAGaaggcgctgctgctgctggactcGCTGGTGGAGGTTGGGCGGGCGAACGAGATCGGGCTGATCGTGATCGACGAGCTGCACATGATTGGGGAGCAGCGGCGCGGTGCCTGTCTCGAGATGATGATCACCAAGGTGCAGGTGCTGCGGGCTGGCATACAGATCGTGGGCATGAGCGCTACGATCGGCAATCTGACGGAGGTGGCCCGCTTCATGCTGGCCGACGTGTACAGCCGCGATTTTCGGCCCGTCGAGCTGAAAGAGTTCGTCAAGTGTGGGGACGATCTGTACGCGGTGCGCAGCAAGGGGCAGGCCGATGGTGGTTCGGCCGAGAACGTGTTCGGCGAGAAGCGTGCCCTCGAGTTCGCGGACTGCTCGGAGGAGTTGCGCCGACTCGATACCGACCATGTGGTGCGGCTGATCCTGGAAGTGATCCCGGAAAGCTCCTGTCTGGTGTTTTGTCCCACGAAAAGCAAGTGTGAAAGTTTGTGCGCCTTGCTGGCGAACCATCTTCCGGCCCGGCTGGCGGAACATCGGGCAGAGGAGAAGGAACAGATCATACGATCGCTCAAGGAGGACGGTTCGATCGCGCCGGTGCTGCCGCAAGCGTTCCGTGTCGGTGTCGCCTATCATCATGCCGGCTTAACGCAGGACGAGCGGCGCACGATCGAGGATGCCTACCGTGCTGGAATCCTGTCGCTGATCATTTGCACCTCTACACTGGCAGCGGGAGTTAATCTGCCAGCGAAGCGAGTCATCATACGCTCCCCTTACATAGGCAACAGCTTCCTGTCGCTCAGCCGCTACAAGCAGATGGTGGGACGGGCGGGACGGGCCGGATTCGGAGAAACCGGTGAGTCGATCCTGATCTGCGCCCAGCGCGACATCCCGCAAGTGTGCGAGATGCTGTGCGCTCCGATGGACATTGCCGAATCTGCGCTGATTGCGGACGATCGGGCGTACTTTAAGTCGCTCATACTGAGTGCCATTGGGCTGGATCTGTGTGAGAGTCGGGATGCGTTGCAGGCGCTGGTGCGCTGCACTTTGCTGGCCCAGCAGGCCGAACGCCGTTCGATCGATCTGGAAGCAGTTACGGATGAAACGATCGTACAGCTGTACCAGGGCAACGCGATCAAGGCGCGGCATGATAGCTGTTTGCGCAATCCACCCAACATGCTGGTGGAAATTGGCACGGGCGTGGAGGAGGACAGAAGTCCGACCAAGACGGGAAGCTGCGCACCGTACGATGGTGCTGCAGGGCCGACGTTCGTGCGGGTACATAAGGCGGCCGCCCATCCGGGCAAGGTGATCAAGACGATCCAGCGAACAAGCCCGCTGGAGGTGAATCGACTCGGCAAGGCGGCAATAAGGGCGGGTTTCAATATGGAGAAAGCGGTACGGTTCTACGACGAGATGAAGGTGCTCGGCGaacggttgtgtgtgttggacgAGTACGATCTGCTGCATCTAATACTGCTTGAGGACGGTCGGGAGGTGCAGCTGAAGCCGGATGACTTTATCGTGCTG GTTAATCAGCTAACGAACGAGCAGCTGAAAATAGCCGAACGGTACGGCATCAACAATGGGCTGATTGCAAAGATTCTCACGCGACGTGTCGCGTCCGGTGACATGGTGTCGAAGATGATGCGCTTCGTACGCGTGCTGATCGTGCACGAGCTGTGGAAGCAAACGCCCCTCGCGGAAGTGGCCTCCCGGTACCACGTGAATGCCGGATCGCTGCAAACTCTCATGACGAGTACGGCCGGCACAGCGTTCAGTTTGTTGCGCATGTGTGAAGAGATTCCGGAACTGTGGGCCTTCAAGCATCTGCTGACGGGCATGACGGAACGGTTGACGCACTACTGCAAGCTGGAATTGCTTCCGCTGCTGACACTGCCCTCGGTGAAGTTG GGTCGCGCTAGACAACTGTTTCGGGCAGGATACACCACACTGGCATCGATTGCGCGGGCCACATCGAGGGAACTGGTGGAAACAATCGAACATCTCAACTATCGCGCCGCCAGTCAATTGATACTCAGTGCAAAG GCCAAATTGTTGGAGGAGGTGGATGCACTCCGCGAACAGGCAGAGGAGTATCTGTCGCAGCTGAACCGTTAA